From the Pediococcus acidilactici genome, the window CACTCTAGACACTACCGGAGATAGTTTGTTTAAACGGGGATACCGTTTATATAAGGGATCTGCGCCACTTAAAGAAACGATGGCTGCAGCGTTAGTGATGTTAACTAACTGGCACGCCGATAAACCATTAGTAGATCCATTTTGTGGCTCAGGGACCATCCCAATTGAAGCAGCTTTGATTGGACAAAATATCGCGCCAGGCTTTAACCGTAGTTTTGCCTGTGAAAGTTGGGAAATGGCTGACAAAGAGTTGGTTGAGCGGGTTCGTGCGGAGGCGGACGAAAAAGCGGATTACGACGTTGAACTCGATATTACCGGATACGATATTGACGGAAAAATGATTGAGATTGCGAATAAGAATGCCGAGGAGGCTGGATTAGCCGGAATCATTAAGTTTAAGCAACAGGCTGTTAAGGATTTCAAAACGGATCAAAAAAATGGAGTGTTGATCGGCAACCCGCCTTATGGTCAACGGCTAAGTGATCAAAAAGCTGCCCGAGAAATTTATCGGCAGTTAGGTAACGTAACTAAGCCAATTCCAACCTGGAGTAAATACTTTATTACTAGTGACCTAGATTTCGAAAAGTATTACGGTCAGTCCGCCACTAAGAAGCGCAAATTATATAACGGAGCTTTAAGAACGGATTATTTCCAATTTTGGGGTAGACGTGAAAGGTAGGTCTTAATTAGTGAAAATTGCGGTTATTGGTAACGGAATTGTGGGAGCCACGTTCGTCAACGAAATGTTGGAACGGTATCCTCAAAACCGAATCATTCAATTTGATGGAATTAAAGGAACGGCGACCATTGCTTCTGCTGGAATCATTGCTCCTTGGCTGTCAAAACGGAGAAACCAGAAATGGTACCATTTAGCGCGGTTAGGTGCTGAATATATAAATGGGCTTGCTAGAAAATACGCCATGCCCGAAGATGTTTATTATCAAAGTGGGGTCATCTATACAAGGGATCAGGATGATAAGTTAAGGGAACTCTACCAACTTGCGGAAACAAGAATTAAACAGGCTCCCCAAATGGAAGAGTTTAAAATTATTGACCACCAAACAATTCAAAAACAATTTAATTTTATCCAAACAACCAATGACGGGCTGTTTGTAAAGGGTGGAGCCCGAATCGATGGGCAACATTTTATTGATTTTTTACAAAAACGCAACCAGGGAAAGGTTGAGCTACGACGTGAAATAGCTCAATTAAGTCGGCAAGGTACACAAATACTGGTCAATAACGAAAACTTTGATTTGGTAATTTTGGCTTGTGGAGCATGGTTAAAAGAAACTTTGGCGCCCCTCGGCGTAACGGCGCTAACTCGTCCTCAAAAAGGACAACTTATTGAAGTCAAACTGCCTAACCATGCGCAAGTTCCTGCAGATGCACCAGTCTTAATGCCCGAAGGTGAGCGAGATTTTATTCCAACTAATCATGGAACTTTGTTAATTGGGGCCACTCACGAAAATGATCAAGGATTTGATTTACAAGTCAGTTCGCAAATTGTGGAAGATTTGTTAGCTAGTGGACAGCGGGTAATTCCTGGACTAACTGAAGAAATGGTTAAAACCGTTCGGGTAGGGACGCGGGCATATACAGCAGATTTTGCTCCGTTTTTCGGTTATTTACCAGATTTCCCTGAGATTATGGTGGCGTCTGGTTTAGGTTCTTCGGGTCTAACCACGGGACCAATCATCGGAAAATTACTGGTAGACTTAATTGCGGATCCGCAACTCGACGTTAGCTCTTTAACAAAGCCAGTCGCCGACTACGTGAAATTAGGAGGAAACTAATGAAAAAAGT encodes:
- a CDS encoding FAD-binding oxidoreductase; the protein is MKIAVIGNGIVGATFVNEMLERYPQNRIIQFDGIKGTATIASAGIIAPWLSKRRNQKWYHLARLGAEYINGLARKYAMPEDVYYQSGVIYTRDQDDKLRELYQLAETRIKQAPQMEEFKIIDHQTIQKQFNFIQTTNDGLFVKGGARIDGQHFIDFLQKRNQGKVELRREIAQLSRQGTQILVNNENFDLVILACGAWLKETLAPLGVTALTRPQKGQLIEVKLPNHAQVPADAPVLMPEGERDFIPTNHGTLLIGATHENDQGFDLQVSSQIVEDLLASGQRVIPGLTEEMVKTVRVGTRAYTADFAPFFGYLPDFPEIMVASGLGSSGLTTGPIIGKLLVDLIADPQLDVSSLTKPVADYVKLGGN
- a CDS encoding class I SAM-dependent RNA methyltransferase encodes the protein MKNYKLLATMASGLESLTKNELKDLGYAVQTENGRVRFEGTFEDIIRTNLWLRTADRIKIIVGEFKAVTFDELFEQVKALPWDELIPINGEFPVNGKSKKSQLHSVPDVQAITKKAIVEKLREVYHWRNQLPETGAKYGLEVSIDKDHVLITLDTTGDSLFKRGYRLYKGSAPLKETMAAALVMLTNWHADKPLVDPFCGSGTIPIEAALIGQNIAPGFNRSFACESWEMADKELVERVRAEADEKADYDVELDITGYDIDGKMIEIANKNAEEAGLAGIIKFKQQAVKDFKTDQKNGVLIGNPPYGQRLSDQKAAREIYRQLGNVTKPIPTWSKYFITSDLDFEKYYGQSATKKRKLYNGALRTDYFQFWGRRER